One Nicotiana tomentosiformis chromosome 1, ASM39032v3, whole genome shotgun sequence genomic window, ATAGGCACCATACACAACTCATAAACTAATTACTCATACTCCGGCAAGGAGGCACCACAATAACCAACCAAACTCTAAAGCACAACACTTCAGCAAAAAGTAATAACTTTAATGAATTAAATGTACTTTGGCATGGTACTAAATTATTTAATAGCTAAATATACACTACCAGGAACTAAATTACTTGAACAACTAAGTATAATCCAACAAGGACAAAAACACATGTTAACTTATATTTAATAAATGAGATATAAATGCCAAGCCAAACCTAGGTTCATATTCCTTGTTTCTCAAATAAATAAGGTTACGTCTTCCTCATATCTTCCTCTACCTCCCACGTAGCATCTTTTGAATCATGATTACTCCACAAAACGTTTACCGATGCTATATTTTTTGTTTTCaactttcttacttgcctatcgAGAATATTTATAGgtacctcttcataagtcaagccTTCTTTAATTTCTATGGTGCCGGCGGGTATTATATGCGACTCGTCATAAATGTACTTTCTAAGCATAGACACATAAAAGACAGGATGAAAAGAGGACAACTCAACGGGCATCGCTAGTTCATAAGCCACTTTTCCCTTCTTTTCTATAATATCATAAGGTCCGATAAACCTAGGACTAAGTTTCCCTTTATTACCGATCCTAATAACTCCTTTCACTGGTAAAACATTCAAAAATATCTTGGCACCAACCATGAACTCTAAGTCACGATGTATCTTGTTGGAACAagacttttgatgactctgagtcCCTTTCAGTCTTTCTCTAATTACCTGGACTTTCTCTAAGGCCTCACAAATAAACTCTGGACCAATCAACATCACCTCTattggttcaaaccaacccactggagacttaCAACTTCTCCCATACAACGCTTCATAAGGAGCCATACCAATGTTAGCCTAATAGCTGTTATTGTAACCAAATTCAATAAGTGGCAATTAATCATCCCAATTACCTCCAAAATATATAACACGTACACGTAACATATCTTCGAGAGTCTGAATGTTCTTTTCTTCCTAGCCATTGGTCTGTGGATTGAAAGCGGTGCTCAAATTGACCTTGGTACCTAATCTTTTCTGAAATGCCTGCCAAAAATGCGTTGTGAACTCAGGGTCTCTGTCAAATATTATTGAAACTGGAGTACCATGCAATTAGACTATTTCTTTGATGTACAACTGTTCATACTGCTCTGCATAATCTATCGTCTTTAGTGGTAGAAAATGCGCGGACTTTGTCAGTCTGTCTACAATAACCCAAATTGAATCATGCGTACGGTATGTACGAGGCAGAGCTactatgaaatccatattaatcatctcccatttccactatggtatATCTATATCTTGAGTTaggccaccaggcctctgatgttcTTCTTTGACTTACTcgtaattaaaatatttggcgaAATGATCTGCTACTTGCTTCTTCATGCGTTACCATCAATACAACTCTTTAAACCCCAATTACCTTTTGGTAGCACCTGGTGGATAGAGTACCTCAAGTTGTGAGCTTATTCCATTATGGCCTTTCTAAGACCATATACATCAGGCACACACAATCCGATCATTCAACTTCAAAACTCCATCACTTCCTAAGGTGAAAGTAGTGATTTCTTTGTTTCTGACTCCTTATTTTAACTTCACTAAGTATGGATCCTCGTCTTGTTTATCCTTAAGGCATAAGCAGTTATACCTCCTTCTTCGGTCTCATCCAACCTAATTCCATCATTTGCCAGTTTTTGAATTTCTCGACCCAATGTTCGCCTTTGTACTGTAAGATGGGCCAGGATACCCACTGACTTCCTGCCAAGTGCATCTTCTATCACATTAGCTTTTCCCGGGTGATAAAGGAtattgatgtcataatctttcaatGGCTCGAGCCACCTTCTTTGTCTCAAATTTaattctttctgcttgaaaatgtacTGGTGTCTTTTGTTGTTTGTAAACACTTCAGAATGCTCTCCATAAAGGTAGGGTCGCCATATCATTAACGCAAATACAACTGCAACATGCTCTAAGTCGTGAGTGGGGTAGTTAttctcatgattctttaactgcatggaagaataagcaataaatttTCCATCTTGCATAAGAACACAACCGAGGCCAACtctagaggcatcacaatacactttgAACCCACTCGAACCTATCGGAAAGGTTAACATAGGTACAGTGGTCAACCTCTTCTTATACTCTTGAAAACTCTGCTCACAAGCGTCAAACCACTTGAACTTAACTGCTTTCTAAGTCAACTTAGTTAAGGGAGCTACAAGTGaggaaaacccctctacaaacctTCTATGGTAGccagctaaccccaagaaactcctgattcTGGTTGGCGTTGTCGGCCTTGGCCAAATCTTTACAACTTCTGTTTTCTGAGGGGTCTACTTTGATGACTTCACTAGAATTCCACTGActgcaaccagaactcacattttgaaaacttggcataaagctcatTTTTATTCAAGGTCTACAAGGTTGTCCTGAGGTGGTCTCCATTCTCATCCTTGCTCTATGAGTATACCAAAATATCGTCTATAAACGCGATAATAAAGGTATCAAGGAATGGGTTGAAAACTCTATTCATGAGGTCCATGAATGTaactggagcatttgtcaacccgaaggacattacTAAAAATTCATAGTGCACGCAGCGAGTTCTAAAGGCTGTTTTAAATATACCATCTTCTCTGATTCTCAACTTATGgaaccccgacctcaagtctatcattgaaaagtacttttcaccctgaagttgatcaaataaatcatcaatttcttggcagtgggtacttgttcttgatggtaactttattcaactacAGTTAGTCAATGCACATTTTGagagacccatctttcttcttgttAAACAGGACCGGGGCACCTCACATTGAACCACtcggcctgatgaagcccttgtAAAGAAGCTTTTTCAACTATTCTCTCAACTCATTAAGTTCTGTTGGAGCCATGCTATAAGGCggtatagatatgggctgagtgcctagcATGAGATTGATGTCTAAGTCTATGATTATTTCAGGAGGAAGTCTAGGAAGGTCATCTGGGAAAACTTTTGAAAATTCTCCAACAACTGGCACATACTGAAAAGTTGGTGGTTCTGATTCTGGGTTAATTATGTGATCCAAAGAGGCGAGACACCCCTTACTGATCGTTCGTTGTGCCTTAatgtaagaaataaacttacctacAAATGATGGTGAATTACCCTTCCACTTTAGGACCTTTTCATTTGGAAATTGCAACCTGCCTATCTTGGCACGACAATCTTACATTGCATATATGAAAaacaaccaatccatatccatgagcacatcaaaatccaccatttcTAGCTCTATGAGAGAGGACTCGGTGCTGAGACCTTGGACTAAAACTATACAACCTCTATAGACTTTTTTCGCGTTCACAGACTCGCCAACTGGAGTAGAGACTAGGAATGTCTCACTAAGCTGTTCAGATTCTAGCCCGAGGTTAGTCGCAAAGTATGGAGTCACGTACGAAAATGTTGAACCTGGATCAATTATGGAATAAATATTATGTGAGAAGACTAGAAGTATACCTGTAATAACTTCTGTAGATGCCTCTTCACTATGACGATCAAGTATAGCAAATAAACAGGGTTGTCCCCCTCCCTGAGTAACTCGATCTACACCTCTGCCTACTCCATGCCCTGCATAATTATGAAAACCACGAGCCAGAGGTGGTGCAACTGTAGTAGTTGATGAACTAGAAGGACGAGTTGATCCCCCACTAAAATTACGTTGCAATTTTAGACAGTTTGCCTTTATATGACCATTGTCTCCGCAATGATAGCAACCGTGGAACTCGAGCTTGCACTGACCTGAATGTTGTCGCTTACATGTACCACAAAGACCTTGTTGTTGTGAATGTGGCTCAACACGACTCTGGCTATATGAGGATGGTGTCCTAAAATTATAATTCTGGAGAGACTGGTTTCCACAACTCCGAGTTCCTTTGAAGGAAGACCCACCACCTGACTGATGATTGGACTGAGCTGGTGCTAATGACTCATTTTTGAAGGAACCCTTTGCTCCTCTGCTGGATGTACCATTAAACTTACCCGATGTCTGGGATTTCTTGTtattctctttttcttctctcctttATTGTCTGTATTTTTCTAAGTGCTTGATAAATCTGTACAACAGAGGAGAAAGCTGTCATTCCTACCACTACAGCTGATGTTGTATCCTTAATATGGTAAGCCAAAACGCCAACAAACCAATGAATCTTTGTTTTTTTTGTCTTAACCATGTGAGTAGCATGCTTACCCAGATATATGAGTTCCATGTAGTATTCACGCACACTTTTATTCCCTTCCTTGAGCTACTCGAACTCTGTAGCCTTAGCTTCCCTATCCTCTTCTGGTATAAAATTAGCCACGAAGGCCTCTTCAAATTCTTCCCAAGTATTGGGACCATCATCTTCACCTATCATATTTATCTCTTTCCTTTTCCCACATCTTAAACCAAGAACCTACCATATCTCTAAGTTGGTTGGAAGATAGCTCCACAACTTCATCATCAAATGCCTTCATCGTTCAAAGGGATTTCTTGACACCCTCCAGCCACAACATtggatcttcatcaactatagtaCCACGGAACAATGGAGGACTCAGCTTTAAAAATTCATTCACTCTTGAGGACTCAGAATTGTTCTGTCTATTTGATTGAGGTGGAATCTCATCTATTCTCTCATTTTAGTTGgccatgaaggctttaaacatctcCATATCACAGTTGACATCATTTGCATCTGACCCATCTCTGGAGATATAGTTGTCTGAGTCGGAACTGCGGTTGGGGGTGGCACTGGATCCTGTGGTACATGTTCATCATTCTCC contains:
- the LOC117275524 gene encoding uncharacterized protein; translation: MKAFDDEVVELSSNQLRDMVGSWFKMWEKERDKYDRGAKGSFKNESLAPAQSNHQSGGGSSFKGTRSCGNQSLQNYNFRTPSSYSQSRVEPHSQQQGLCGTCKRQHSGQCKLEFHGCYHCGDNGHIKANCLKLQRNFSGGSTRPSSSSTTTVAPPLARGFHNYAGHGVGRGVDRVTQGGGQPCLFAILDRHSEEASTEVITGSTFSYVTPYFATNLGLESEQLSETFLVSTPVGESVNAKKVYRGCIVLVQGLSTESSLIELEMVDFDVLMDMDWLFFIYAIQWNSSEVIKVDPSENRSCKDLAKADNANQNQEFLGSFQEYKKRLTTVPMLTFPIGSSGFKVYCDASRVGLGCVLMQDGKFIAYSSMQLKNHENNYPTHDLEHVAVVFALMIWRPYLYGEHSEVFTNNKRHQYIFKQKELNLRQRRWLEPLKDYDINILYHPGKANVIEDALGRKSVGILAHLTVQRRTLGREIQKLANDGIRLDETEEGGITAYALRINKTRIHT